In the genome of Arachis stenosperma cultivar V10309 chromosome 2, arast.V10309.gnm1.PFL2, whole genome shotgun sequence, the window aactTTACACTTATATTGCACTATTGTCAAGCTAGGGTGATATTATTATGGCTAAGTGGTGCATCATGCTTCTTGTTCTTGCCCTTGTTGTTGTGTCCACAGCAAGTGCAAGAAAGGTTCCTAATAATGATGCAACTTTGAAGGACCAGAAGAATTTCCTGAGCTATGGCGGCGTTGGTGGCTATTCGGGAATTGGAGGGAATGGATTGCCCTTTGGAGGTGCAGGTGCTGGAATTGGATCCAACTTTGGTGGTGCAGGAGCTGGCACCGGGATGGGCGGATTCGGTGGATTTGGTGGTGGAGTCGGCGGCGGTGGTGGAGCTTCTGGCAGTGTCCCTCTCCCTTGAGATGAGGCTATATGTTTGTTTCAGTTATTTCCGTTATGGCTATAGTTTAATTAAGTAGTAGCTATAGCTaccttcttttatttatgtttttattaagaaaataaattttgatgttaTAGTGTGTGTAGCTAGCTAGGGTTTTGTCACTAGCAAGAATATTGTAGTGCATGCTACTTTATTATGACTTTATGTTATATGTATTTCTTCATCTGTGTTCGGTTTTTTTAGGTTAATTTCTTGTGCAAGACTATGATAATATATATGCATGGGTTTTTTATGggactataaaataaataatttatttagtatatctattttgtaGCATACAGAAATTGAGAAATATATATGCATGCTTTTTTTCTAAATCTAACTCACCTCTCAGTCTTATTTCGGTCAAACATCTGCAACATttatgcaatttaatttttcttgtccttttatatatatatatacgaaCCCAATATTGAAGGAGGCATGATGAGTTGAAGTTGAAATTCCTTTATATATTAATCTTTCGAATTAATGAATTAATAGATTTTAAAGCTCAAAGTTGATGGTgactatatattttatatatatatatatatggttaagtTGATGGTGACTAAAAAATGTTAATTAACAAAAGCTTTATTTGTGACAGTAGTATTATAGAAGCATTTGccattcttaatatatataattaagttCACAAAATTAACATAGAAAAtcatcaattttcaatttctaaTGTGCTTCAAGTCATCGTCAAATGGCACCTTCATTAGATTTAATTTGTTCTTGTGTTTCGGATTTCAAAGAGTTGTTAGTAAGGATTAACCACATGCTTCTGTATATATAGTTTCtcaaaaaatgaaagagaaataataaaaaaattagtttaaaatagtctaaaattattttattttattttatattttttatcatcattgaaacaaataaataatattaaatataataggtatataattataaatagttagatgtataaaattttaaatattaaattaaataaaataattttaagttaTTGTTTCTCTAATATTACCTTTCATTACTAGTGCGAAATTTCTGCGATAGATGAACGAGTAATTAACTTTCATTACTGTAATATTTCTAtgccaataataataataataatttgtccTAATAATTTTGTTGCATGAACACCTTGTCGATCTTTTATATACCAAAAGTCCAAAACTTTAATTTCCAATAAATAATCGCATGCAGAGGAGGTGTAGATATTTGTCCATTATACGACTGATGGTCCCCTATATAGGCGAATAAAATCTCTGCGATAGTGGTTACTTTTCATCATGACTACTCTTCAATTAATTCTTCGGACATCAAAAGTTGAATTTCCCCTGTATGTTTGAgcatcttttttattattattattattattattattattattattattagtagtagtagtagtagtagcaCCCCTCTAAACCCTATTGAATTTTTCACACATCTTGCCTATTATATCTAAGAATAAAACGAATAAAACTCACACAGTTAATCACTACATATACTATAGCTAGCTTTAAcatgttaattaattattgatagcTGATGATGACTCACTATAAAAGACACGTCGAATAGCGGCGGTTTTTATAGAGATTTGTGGCAGTTTTTAACTTTTGCAAAACGATATACCAGCAGTTTGACAAGCGTTATAAGTTAGGGGTGGAGATTTGATTTTACGGCGATTTTAAAGAACCGCTGTTACAACCGCTGCAAATCAAATAACTGATTTTGTGGCAGTTTCAAAACCGCCACTATTTGGTCAgtgaattttaaaaaacaattGCGGCTTTTAAAACCGCCGCAAATCTatgaggttttttttttttaaattcgaCAGTTTTGAACTACCACAATTTCATAcataaacttttaaaaaacctGACTAATTATAAGTGGCATTATTTGAAAAGGGTGTACATTCTAATTGCAAAAATTTTCCAAAAGTCATTTTTTcctttgtaaataaaaaatacttaatcAATTAAATGTTCAGCTGCAACTGCCAACACATACAAAGCAAATGTAAATGGCGTCAATGATGCTGAGTTCATAAGTGGCTAATTAAGGATCAAAGCCTACATCGGAAATGAAGTTCTTCATATTCAAGTTTGCTTCAAATAGCATTgctttttacaaaatcataaaaagagaaaaagtatttaaaaaaaacaactTAAAAAGAATACTTAAAGATGATAAGAAAAATGAGATTCTTACACCAGCAACTTCTACAACTTTTTTATGTGACCAAATCTCTGTCGTACCGGCAAAATTGTTCTATGACTACTACTACACTTACACTTATGCTTCcttcaattataataaaaaccACCTATTAACAAATTCATTATTAATCAATAACTTCTAGTGCTGAATAGAAAATTCAACAACTGCTAATTCAATCAGATATCTTTTCCTTAAAGCAACATGGTTATTAAGCTTAGTTACTAAGCAACATAAGTTAAAAccccaaattcataaaaatctataaaaatatgctaattccaaaatctaaAAAGGTAGAACCACTGTGTTTAAGGAATCATTGTCATCATCCTCACCCATAGTTTGGTCCTCCCTCACAAATTAATAATCTATTCTTAAATTAACATCAATTATTGCATTTAGTGAGGAAAAAAACAAATAAGCATTTCACCAAATACCTGGAGTGCTTGAGAATTTGAAATAATTCAATTAAGAGAACTAAAACTCATTGAACATTGTTACATCAAATAGTAAAGCATTCACAATATGCgaatgaaaaacaaataaatgaaGTGAAAAGGCAAGGAAAAAGAGAACCAGAAACTGAATATAATAGGAGAGCAACCATGAGAGAGCAAATAAacaaagtgaaaaagaaagaagaaagagaacCAGAAATTGAACATAGAGTAAACTACCATTTGTACCCACGAAAGATGAAAACGCTGACATATCTACccataaaaaaaggaaattaccatttgtacccatgaaaaataatttttacaagcaaaattatccaaaccctaaaaaattaaataaaatccctaaactacccctctctccaccacTACCACTATCATCTCCTCtcccctcctctctctctctcaatctCGATGGAAGCGGTGTGGGTGCCATGGCCATCGGAGTCCCTGGGAGAACGGTACTCAAGGGTGTCATTCATCTTGCCGTTGGTGGCCTCGTAGTTGGTGGAGTAGCGAGCCCCAATAATCTTTCGGTTGCACAAGGCGGCAGGGAAGACCCTTCCAGCGACGCAGCTGCCAGCTTAATCGAGGTCATCTTTGGAAGGGAAAGTGCGAGAAACGAGGCCCAACTGCTTAGCCTCGGAACTGGAAAACCGGCGAGCTGTCAAGGCCAACTCCATGACATTACCGTAGCCAACAATTAATGGCAATCTTTGAAGAGTGCCGAGATCAGCAGCCAGGGCCAAATCAACCACCTTCACCAAAAAGAACGCGTCCTCCGTGCAATACCTTAAGTCACAGGCTGTCACGATGTCAATTGCACCACCGATGCAAGCGTCATGGATACTAGCAATCACTGGCTTACGGCACCGCTCCAATGCCGTGACGGAATCTTGCATCGCCAGGATCTGCGGACGGAGACTCTCCCCGGCATCGTGGTAAGACTGCGTGATAGATTTCAACTGGGAAATGTCGATTCCGGAGCAGAAGTGATCACCAGCGCGTCATGGTTGTGGTCTAAGGCATACAGGGCTTTGGGAAATTCAGTGAAGAAATCATGCGTCAGAGCGTTGTGTTGTCTCGGACGATTCAAGTAAAGGTGGAACACCCCTGATTTGGGGTTCTTCTCTACTACCTCTAGGGTTTTGTATTTCTCTTCTGCCATTGATTTTCCTAATTTCCTTTCCAGTTGGGAGGAACAGGGCCGAGGTCGCGGTCGTTGAAACTCTCTCTGCCGAGGTGCTCTTCTTCTCCGGGAAAGCGACAGCAAGTGTTGCTGTGACTGTGAGGATGAAAGAGAGGAGGGTGTGGCAAGGAGCCATTGGGGCAATGGTGGAAAAGAGGGGTGGTTGTTGGGCGAAGAGGGTGATGGTTGGGTGAAGAAGGTGGTGGTGAGATTTGAGATTGAAAAGGGAAAGAGGGGTGGTGGCTGGATGAAAAGGGTTAGGGTTAGAAAGATGATTGGGTGAAGGAGGTGGTGTGGTGGTGGAGATAAGGGTAATTTAGAgattttaagtaattttttagtgtttggataatttttttatgcaaaatccatatttcatgggtacaaatggtaatttcCTTTTTCTATGGGTAGATATGTCAGCGTTTTCAACTTTCGTGAGTATAAATGGTAGTTTACTCTTGAACATAATAAGAGAGCAACCATCAGAGAGCAACGAACCATCAACTCAACATAATTGTGCAAATACTACAATAGATTAATTAAAAGATAGAAGATACCTACACCAGCTCAATAGAAGATCTCTCATTAGTGATATCGTCAAGGTCATTATAAACAAGCCCACAGGATCAACAGAAAATTTAAGGAAGGTCATCTTGAGTGCAATTTCAATTGCAATAGATCCATTGCCAGAAAAATATGCTTGAGAAGCCCAATCTATCGTGGAAAtacaatttcattaaaaaatcaagAATATAGATCATGCTGAGTAGCAAGCTATGCCGGTTCAACCTCAATCACAAACCCttcaaagcaaaaggaaataaaatgtGCTACATTATATATGTGCAAGCTTATATTCCACATATCAAAAGATTCCAACATACATGCAGCAtagcttttattttatttataaagaaaagaGCAAAGTAAGAATAACAAGTTGaggaagaacaagaaagaaaaatgggTTCATATTCCATTACTTCCTGAAAAgcccaatcatcaaaatggcccTTTGTTTCACCACTCCTGGGAGACCATATAAACCCCTCTAGCATTCCAGAAAACTTTTCTCTTTTATCTCCCAAGACTGCCAATTCTCTCCACCCTCATTGTCCGCGCATCATTTCATCCATTCTGCTTCAATatgaagagagaaaaaaagggGCACAACTTTAACAAAACTATTTGTCTCAACTCCATAtcccacttttgtttattgGGCAAAAAATCCATCACATGTATAAAAACTTAGATAAGAAAACACTTTGATCATGAAGAGAAAAAGTATACCTAAGAACTTAACACTCATTCACAAAAAATGACTAGTGGTTCAGGTGGTCACGGTTCCAATAATTTTACAAGCATAAATATCTACACAAACATTCACATGCATGGCACTTTAAAACACTTTgtttttttaatacttttaagATATAAAGTACATGAgtaaaaataagaaacaaataaaTGAAGATTAAAGGGGTTTTGAACTCATCGGAGAAGTAGAAAACAGAGGAAAGTAGAAAagtgtttttaaaattatttgtaaCTGCACAAAAAATTATAGATCCAGCTATATTTGTATCTTGAAGAGACCGGGATGCCAAACCTCCCCTGCGGCATGTAAATTAGATAAAGTAAATTATCTAGAGGAACAGTTGAACATCAAGTATCGCAAGCTTGAGCATAGTCCTACTTATTATTTTGTTATCTATACTCCCACCTGACAATCTCATCGCCATGCTTTAAAGATAAAGAAAGAATGCAAACAACAattgataagaaattgtcaatCAACCATTGAATTGAATTTACTAACCAAATAGAATCAGGAACAGTTAACCAAACATAATTATGTTAATTGCACTAATTGCGTACACAAATAGTTCTCACCTTTATGAATCCAAAATGACTTCTTTCTCAAATTATTACAAAAACACAGCAGTAACTAGTAATACTGGAATGCATCACTTCAACATTAACTGAGTTAGGAAAAAATATCGCATTAAGCATTATAGTGGATGAACCAAGCATAATTAATCTTTTGATAAACTCATAACCACACCATCAATGGTACCATTCAACATATactaatttcaaaataaaacaGAGCAATCAAACTAAAACTTTGAAAGAGAAAGAATCACACAACTATTTATTAAATCCATGAAAATAAAAGGTTGAGTTCCttctattttcactgagaaaaACTAGCAAACAGTTTGTGTGCATATTCCATAAAAATACCAAAATGCACAAGATAATAAGTTAATGCTATATCTAAGATTCTGGGAACAAGAAAGAGTCAAGGATGGTACTGTGAGCGGGTAAAAACTGAGGAGGATGATGGCAATTGCAAACTGTGTGGAAGGCGATTACAACTGTGACTGTGCGGAGGACCAAAACTACGTGAAGTGAGATCTGCAGCACACAAGACGACAATGGATCAATGTTTGCAAGAAAGGGCAAGAGAGAGGAAAGGAGGGCAGAGGGTGCAGGGAGCTGAAGAGCTCACAACGCACAATAAGACAAAGGGAAGGAGGCACCGACTACAAGAGAATGGAGAGGCAGAGATAAATTAGGGCACGATGGCAGAGGTGTGAGTGGGTGGGAGGAATGAAGGGTGATAGAAGATCAAGAAGGGCGCAATGAGGCTGCGGCAGATGAGCTTTCAATGCAAGAGGGATTCAGAGAAGAGAGTCATACCAATAGGTTTTCAATTCAGAGATCTCTATTGATAAAGGTGGGTTTCAATTAATAAAGGTGTAATTTCGCTACACACCACTATCTAGATGACCAATTGCCGCAACCTTACCATTTAGCAGCTGTCTTTTTGACTCGATACTTTTTAACCATCGCAAACCTGCGCATCTAGCGTGGTGACTATATTTGTGTATATTATTATCTATTAActaatgttaaaatttttttcattaaaatcaactaattttttaaaaatatgttatatgtttatcgttaatttaaatcttaaattataattttttaattttaaattttaaattataaattcaatcctaaaattaatttatattatataactaAAAGTTTCAttccttataatttttttcgGTCTATTCAGTTCTGCCCTAGATTCGATGCTCAAGGGAATCGCATATCATATACAATAGGTTTTATGGATGGtcaattttctatttattaaaaGGTAAACTCCTAGGATTAATAATTCTTGGGAGAAAAATATACAAGAGTTAAAATgtataataacaaaataataaaaaaagctATACGTGTTCTGTTACATGTAAATTAAACCAATTGAAAATATATTCGAAATAATAATTATAGATATTAATGCATTATATGCCTTTGTCGTTGTCATACTTGTGTAAACATATACAAATTTTAGATTAATTcagatgaataaaataaatttagttaaaaattatacAGATATTCTAAACGCAAATAGATTATACATCTgttcaatttatattttatgtaaattgaatcaacatattttttatttaacatatcatataataaattgaattagaacaatttattttattattcgaGGACATAGTATGACAAGACTTTCATCACACTAAATCGAAACAGTCCAGTTCGAATTGAAAAAAGCAGTTCTCTAGAGTAAATTGAATCAACTTCATTCGAATTACTTGTACATATAACTAGAATTAAATCAAAACTACTTAATTCGATTTATGTAAAACTCgcaaaattagtaaataattaatgaataaattaattattattttaaaaaattagaaaatagaattttatagtttaataagatagaactaattaaaataagaattttgacactgATTTCAAAGAATTGGCCCATAATTAGATCGAACGGACCAAATCGTTTGGGCTCAAAGCCCAGCCCAACATACATAAACTAAGCAGCTCAGCTCCCTTTCCCTTCCCAA includes:
- the LOC130960666 gene encoding glycine-rich protein 5-like; amino-acid sequence: MAKWCIMLLVLALVVVSTASARKVPNNDATLKDQKNFLSYGGVGGYSGIGGNGLPFGGAGAGIGSNFGGAGAGTGMGGFGGFGGGVGGGGGASGSVPLP